In Topomyia yanbarensis strain Yona2022 chromosome 2, ASM3024719v1, whole genome shotgun sequence, one DNA window encodes the following:
- the LOC131683923 gene encoding cytochrome P450 4d2-like — translation MLVLLAVIAVSVSLAVLIYQRFANALYYAGKMGGPKAYPLIGNADRFRGKLPEGFLLELQNMIAEWGKCFRVWIGTNLIVFVTDAQKVEILLSSQKMLDKSIQYDFLRPWLGDGLLTSTGRKWHSRRKIITPTFHFKILEQFVEIFDQQSTIFVKQLASKASSGETFDIFPKVTLCALDVICESAMGTKVNAQVNSESEYVRAVKEMAAIVLQRSYNILARLDLTFKFTKYRKMQDHALKVLHDYTDSVIRTRRQELSKANQNDDKENALGIRRKVAFLDMLLQTTANGQPLTDLEIREEVDTFMFEGHDTTTSAISYLMDILAKHPDIQQKVYEEICVVFGEDLSKPATLSMLNDLKYLDLVIKETLRLYPSVPMYGRKMLENHEIDGVVFPAGADVLVVPFFMGRDPDYFDNPLEFRPERFAQETSADKANPYRYVPFSAGPRNCIGQKFAVAEIKSLVSKTVRYYELLPPEHEQPHTFISELVLRPERGIPLRIKRRV, via the exons GGAGGTCCAAAGGCATATCCCTTAATTGGGAATGCTGACCGATTCAGGGGAAAGTTACCGGAAG GATTCCTACTCGAACTACAGAACATGATTGCTGAATGGGGAAAATGCTTCCGCGTGTGGATTGGAACAAACTTGATTGTTTTCGTAACAGATGCCCAAAAAGTAGAG ATTCTACTAAGCAGTCAAAAAATGTTGGATAAATCGATTCAATACGACTTTCTTCGTCCATGGCTAGGAGATGGCCTGCTCACCAGCACTGGTAGGAAGTGGCACTCACGCCGAAAGATCATCACCCCAACTTTTCACTTCAAAATTCTTGAGCAGTTTGTAGAAATCTTCGATCAACAGAGCACAATTTTTGTGAAACAATTGGCATCGAAGGCTTCTAGTGGAGAAACATTTGATATCTTTCCAAAAGTGACCTTATGCGCGTTAGATGTAATTTGTG AGTCCGCCATGGGAACGAAGGTAAACGCTCAAGTAAATTCCGAATCGGAATACGTGAGGGCTGTCAAAGA AATGGCGGCCATAGTTCTCCAACGATCATATAATATCTTGGCACGCTTGGACCTCACGttcaaatttacaaaatatCGTAAAATGCAGGATCATGCTTTGAAGGTCCTGCATGACTACACGGATAGCGTGATTCGTACTCGCCGCCAGGAACTGTCCAAAGCAAATCAAAATGATGATAAAGAGAATGCTCTCGGTATTCGCCGGAAGGTTGCTTTTCTAGACATGCTACTGCAGACCACGGCTAATGGTCAACCCCTTACTGATTTGGAGATCCGCGAGGAGGTAGATACTTTCATGTTTGAAGGTCACGATACCACTACTTCAGCCATTAGTTATCTGATGGACATCCTTGCAAAGCATCCTGACATCCAACAGAAAGTGTACGAAGAAATTTGCGTGGTATTTGGTGAGGATCTTAGCAAGCCGGCTACACTTTCGATGTTGAATGATCTCAAATATCTTGATTTGGTGATCAAAGAAACTCTTCGGCTGTATCCGTCCGTGCCAATGTACGGTCGAAAGATGTTGGAAAATCACGAAATAG ATGGGGTTGTGTTTCCAGCAGGAGCAGATGTATTAGTTGTCCCATTCTTCATGGGTCGTGATCCGGACTACTTTGACAATCCGCTGGAGTTTCGTCCGGAGCGTTTTGCACAGGAGACGTCGGCTGATAAGGCCAATCCTTATCGTTATGTACCGTTCAGTGCTGGTCCAAGGAACTGCATCGGACAAAAGTTTGCCGTTGCAGAGATCAAAAGTTTGGTTAGCAAAACGGTGAGATATTACGAGTTGCTGCCACCAGAGCACGAACAACCCCATACGTTCATCTCAGAGTTGGTATTACGACCAGAGCGTGGAATTCCGCTGCGTATTAAGAGACGAGTTTAA
- the LOC131683922 gene encoding cytochrome P450 4d1-like gives MLILLALIALFAGLAVFIYQRFANALYYAGKMEGPKGYPLIGNADRLSGKTPAGFLLELQKMIAECGRCFRLWIGLDLIIVLTDAQKVEAILSSQKFLDKSLQYDFLRPWLGDGLLTSTGRKWHSRRKIITPTFHFKILEQFAEIFDQQSTIFIEQLAWKAASGETFDIFPKVTLCALDVICESAMGTTVNAQVNSESKYVRAVKDMSTVALQRSYNILARFDFTFDFTKYRRMQDHALKILHDYTDSVIRIRRQELSKSNQTDDNENSIGIRRKIAFLDMLLQTTANGQPLSDLEIREEVDTFMFEGHDTTTSAISFLMDILAKHPDIQQKVYEEVCAVFGDDLSKPATLSMLNDLKYLDLVIKETLRLYPSVPMYGRKMLENHEIDGVVFPAGADILILPFFMGRDPEYFDNPLEFRPERFSEETTAEKANPYRYVPFSAGPRNCIGQKFAVAEIKSMISKTLRYYELLPPEHDRPQTFIAELILRPEGGIPLRLRKRL, from the exons ATGCTTATCCTACTAGCGCTGATTGCGCTCTTCGCGGGTTTGGCAGTGTTCATCTACCAGAGATTCGCCAACGCACTGTACTATGCTGGGAAAATGGAAGGTCCGAAGGGCTATCCCTTGATTGGGAATGCAGATCGGCTCAGTGGCAAAACACCTGCAG GATTCCTACTCGAGTTGCAGAAAATGATTGCTGAATGTGGGAGATGTTTTCGGTTGTGGATTGGACTAGACTTGATTATTGTACTAACGGATGCCCAAAAAGTAGAG GCCATACTAAGCAGCCAAAAATTTCTGGATAAATCACTCCAATACGACTTCCTCCGTCCATGGCTAGGTGATGGCCTGCTTACCAGCACTGGCAGAAAATGGCACTCCCGGCGAAAGATCATTACTCCAACCTTCCACTTCAAAATCTTGGAGCAATTTGCAGAAATCTTCGACCAACAGAGTACAATTTTCATTGAACAACTAGCATGGAAGGCTGCTAGCGGAGAAACGTTTGACATTTTTCCGAAAGTGACTTTATGCGCGTTGGATGTGATTTGTG AGTCGGCCATGGGGACGACAGTAAACGCTCAAGTCAATTCCGAATCGAAGTACGTGAGGGCTGTGAAGGA TATGTCAACAGTCGCTCTCCAACGGTCGTATAATATCTTGGCTCGCTTCGACTTCACCTTCGATTTCACCAAATATCGTAGAATGCAGGATCATGCTTTGAAGATCCTTCATGACTATACAGATAGTGTAATTCGTATCCGCCGTCAGGAACTATCCAAATCAAATCAAACAGACGATAATGAAAATTCCATCGGTATTCGTCGGAAGATCGCTTTTCTGGATATGTTGTTACAGACCACGGCTAATGGTCAACCACTTTCTGATTTGGAGATTCGCGAGGAGGTAGATACTTTCATGTTTGAAGGTCACGATACCACTACTTCAGCCATCAGTTTTCTGATGGACATCCTAGCAAAACATCCCGATATCCAACAGAAAGTGTACGAAGAAGTTTGCGCTGTATTTGGCGATGATCTTAGTAAACCCGCTACACTCTCGATGTTGAATGATCTCAAATATCTTGATTTGGTGATCAAAGAAACTCTTCGGCTGTATCCGTCCGTGCCAATGTACGGTCGGAAGATGTTGGAAAATCACGAAATAG ATGGTGTCGTGTTTCCAGCAGGAGCAGATATCCTAATTCTGCCATTCTTCATGGGTCGCGATCCTGAATACTTCGACAATCCGCTAGAGTTTCGTCCGGAGCGATTCTCAGAAGAAACGACGGCTGAAAAGGCCAACCCCTACCGTTATGTGCCGTTCAGTGCTGGCCCAAGGAATTGTATTGGACAAAAGTTTGCCGTTGCAGAGATCAAAAGCATGATTAGTAAAACGTTAAGGTATTACGAGTTATTACCACCGGAGCACGACCGACCCCAAACTTTTATCGCAGAGTTGATTTTACGACCGGAGGGCGGTATTCCATTACGACTTAGAAAAAGGTTGTGA